Genomic window (Streptomyces cadmiisoli):
CGGGGTGGTGCTGGCCGTCGGCGGTCTCGCCTGTGTCGTGGAGGTGTGGTCCGGGCTCGGCTTCGACGCCGTCGGCCTGCTGCTCGCGCTCGGCGCCGCCTGCTGCCAGGTCGGCTACTTCGTCCTGTCCGACCAGGGCGGCGACTCCGGCGCCGACGCCCCGGACCCGCTCGGCGTCATCGCGTACGGCCTGCTCATCGGCGCCGCTGTGCTGACCGTCGTCGCCCGCCCCTGGACCATGGAGTGGGCGGTGCTCGGCCGGGCCGCGCAGCTGGACGGCACGGCCGTCCCGGCCTTCGCGCTGCTCGCCTGGATCGTGCTGATAGCGACCGTCGTCGCCTACGTCACCGGTGTCGTCTCCATACGGCGGCTCTCCCCGCAGGTCGCCGGGGTCGTGGCCTGCCTGGAGGCCGTCATCGCGACCGTTCTGGCCTGGGTGCTGCTCGGGGAGCACCTGTCGGCGCCGCAGATCGTCGGCGGTGCGGTGGTGCTGGTCGGGGCGTTCATCGCCCAGTCGTCGACACCCGCGAAGGGTTCCGCCGAACCGGTCGCCGCCGGCGCCCCCGAGCGCGAGTTGTCGGCACGCGGAACGGCGGCATAGGGTGTCGATCATGCATTCGGACGCACGCGTTCTTCCGCCCCCGGCCGCCTGAGGCGGGCCTCCGGAAACCCGTCCGGCGTGATGTCGCCGGGCTGGACGGTGCTGCCCGCGGAAGACGTCCGCGACCCCGCTGAGCGGCGGTCCCCGAACTTCCGCGCACTCGTGCGCATCCGCGGAGAGAACACGTGTCCACTGCTTCCCCTGCCGTCTCCGGCCTGCCCGTCGGGCGTGGCCTGCTGTATCTGATCGTCGCCGGTGCCGCCTGGGGCACCGCGGGCGCGGCCGCCGCGCTGGTCTACCGGACCAGCGACATGGGCTCCGTCACCCTGTCCTTCTGGCGCTGCGCGGCCGGACTGGTCCTGCTGCTCGCGGTCCGCGGGCTGCGTCCGCAGACCCGGGCCGTCCGAACGCCCGAACCCGCCGTCCGCAAGGCGCTGCGCATCGGTGCCACCGGGCTCGGCCTCGCCGTGTTCCAGACGGCCTACTTCGCCGCGGTGTCGGCCACCGGCCTGGCCGTCGCGACCGTCGTCACGCTCGGCGCCGGCCCCGTGCTGATCGCACTCGGCGCGCGGCTGACCATGGGGGAGCGGCTGGGCCGGGCCGGCCTCACGGCCGTGACCGGGGCGCTCACCGGGCTGGGGGTGCTCGTGCTCGGCGGCGAGGGGACGGCCGTGCGCCCCTGGGGCGTCGCGCTGGCCCTGCTGTCCGCCGCCGGCTACAGCGCGATGACCCTGCTCACCCGGTACTGGGGCCGCGACGGCGGGGCGGACGCCTCCGGCACGACCGCCTCGGCGTTCGCGGTGACCACCCTGTGCCTGCTGCCGTTCGCGCTGGCCGAGGGACTCGTGCCGCACACCGCCGACCCCGCCCGGCTGGTGTGGCTCGTGGCGTACATCGCGGCGGTCCCCACGGCGCTCGCGTACGCGCTGTACTTCGCGGGCGCGGCCGTGGTGCGGTCCGCGACCGTCTCCGTGATCATGCTCCTGGAGCCGGTCAGCGCCGCCGTCCTGGCCGTCGCCCTGCTCGGTGAACGGCTCACCGCGGCCACACTGGCCGGCACCCTGCTGATGCTCGGCTCGGTCACGGGCCTCGCGGTCGCCGAGGCGCGCGGGGCACGGGCGCGGCCCGGCGCTGACCCGCTCACCGGGACGTCACCCGTACGCGGGTGACCGTCCCGCCGCGGCCGGCGTGGTGGGCGCGGCGCGGCGGCCGCACGCGCGGGCTGCTGCGCGGGCCGCGGACGGCGGGGCGGCCCTGGTGGCGGAGCGCCGGCGGGGGCCGCCGCCCGGCGCCGGCGGCATCAAGCGGTTCCCTGCGCGTCGGTCGAGGTCGCGGCGCGCCGCCGCGCCGGACGGACCGGCGTCACAGCGCCGCCAGGTAGCCCGGCAGCGCCGTGCCGGGGGCCAGGTCCGGATCGGCGACCGGCGGCTCGTACCCCTTGCGCAGCGGCACGACACCGGCCCAGTGGGGCAGCGCGAGATCCTCGGGCTCGTCGCCCACCCCGCCCGTGCGGAGCTTGGCGGAGACCTCGTCGAGGCCGAGGCGGAGCACGGCGGTGGCGGCGAACTCCTTGGCGTTGGCCGGCCGGGAGTCCCGTGAGCGGCCGGGCACCACCTGGTCGACGAGCGCGTCGAGCGCCAGCCGCTTCTCGTCGGGGTCGGTGACGTCGTGGGCGGTGCCGTGCACCACCACGGAGCGGTAGTTGATCGAGTGGTGGAAGGCCGAGCGGGCCAGGACCAGTCCGTCGACGTGCGTGACCGTCAGGCACACCGCGAGACCGGGATCGGCCTTCCCGGCCATCCGCAGCGGGCGCGAGCCGGTCGAACCGTGCACGTACAGCCGGTCGCCGACCCGGGTGTACAGCGTGGGCAGGACGACCGGCGCCCCGTCGCGGACGAAGCCGAGATGGCAGACGTAGCCCTCGTCGAGAATCGAGTGCACCACGTCCTTGTCGTACGAGGCCTTGTGCGCGGCGCGGGTGGGCACCGTGCGGTCGGTGGCCGGGTAGACCGCGGATCGCGACGGCGTTTCCCTGCTTCCCTGCATGGCGGTCTCCATTGCACTAGTGCATAATGGGCTTTGTGCTAGGAGAGTATCGGATCGAAGGACGGGGCGCAGCGGAGATTTCCGCGAGCGTCGAGCGCGCGGTGGGCGCGGGTGCCCTGCCCCCGGGCCACCTTCTGCCGCCCATGCGGGAGTTGGCGGCCCGGCTCGGCGTCAATCCCAACACCGTCGCGGCCGCCTACCGGATCCTGCGGGAGCGCGGGGTCATCGAGACCGCCGGGCGCCGGGGCAGCCGGGTGCGGGCCAAGCCGGCCACGACCGCGCGGGACGCCATCCGCGTGGATGTGCCGGAGGGGGTGCGCGACATGGCCGCGGGGAACCCGGATCCGGCGCTGCTGCCCCCGCTGGCGACGGCGTTCGCCGCGGCGGGGGCGCAGGCGGACCGGGAGCCGGTGCTCTACGGCGACGCGCCCGTGGAACCCGAGCTGGCCCGCGTCGCCCGCGCCGACCTGGACGCCGGGGGAGTGCCCGACGGGCCGGTGGTGGTCACCTCCGGCTCGCTGGACGCGGTCGAGCGGGTCCTCGCCGCGCACCTCAAGCCCGGTGACGCCGTCGCGGTGGAGGATCCCGGGTGGGGCAGCCTCCTCGACCTCGTCCCCGCGCTCGGCCTGCGCACCGTGCCCGTGCAGGTCGACGACGACGGACCGCTGCCCGCGGACGTGGACCGCGCCCTGGCGGCCGGCGCGCGGGCGCTGATCGTCACCGACCGCGCGCAGAATCCCACCGGGGCCGCGCTGAGCGCCGCACGCGCGCGTGCCCTGCGCACGGTGCTCGGGCGGCACCCCGACACGCTGCTGATCGAGGACGACCACGGCCACGGCATCGTCGACCTCCCCCTGCACCCTCTGGCGGGAGTCACCCGTCACTGGGCCTTCGTCCGTTCGACGGCCAAGGCCTTCGGGCCCGATCTGCGGATCGCCGTGCTCACCGGCGACGAGCTGACGCTGGACCGGGTCCGCGGGCGGCAGCGGCTGGGGCCCGGCTGGGTCAGCCGGCTCACCCAGCGGGCGGTGGTGCGGCTGTGGGCCGACGGCGCGGTGGACACGCCGGCGGTCTCGGCGGCGTACGGCGGACGCAGGGATGCCCTGATCGGCGCGCTGGCGCGGCACGGCATCGCGGCGTACGGGCGCAGCGGCCTGAACGTGTGGATCCCCGTGCCGGACGAGACCGGCGCCGTCGCCCGCCTGCAGCACGCCGGCTGGGCGGTCGCCCCCGGTGCCCGGTTCCGCATGAGCGTCCCGCCCGGTATCCGGGTCACCGTCTCGACACTGACCGAGGGCGAGGCCGGCCCACTGGCGGAGGCGATCGCCGCCGCCGTCCGTCCGGCGCCGGTGCGCAGCTACGTCTGACCAGCCCACGTGCGGGCCTGCGCCGTCCAGGCGCCGCCGCGGGTGGACCGGGGCAGTGGTGGCCGCGTCGCCCCGGTCCGGGAGACCGGGCCGCGCCCCGCCGACGGCCACCGGCTGCGGCTGGGCACGGCGACCGGACGGCCGCGGTTCGGCACGGCGACCGGACGGCCGCCGTCGGCCACCGGCTCAGGACCTCCGCTCCCGGGTCAGGACCTCCGCACCTGGGTCAGCGCCGCCCCCGCCAGCACGATCGCCGCGCCGACCGGTGTCGACCAGGTGAGCGACTCGCCGAGGATCGCGACTCCCGCGGCGGTGGCGATGACGGGGATGAAGTACGTGACCATCTGGGCCGTGGTCGGGCCGACCTCGGCGACCAGGCCGTACTGGACGAGCACGGCGAGACCCGTGCCGAGCGCGCCGAGCGCGACCACGGCGAGCAGCGGGACGAGGGGGAAGCGGTCCGGCGCAGCCGTGAACAGGGGGGTGACCACCGCCAGTTGCAATGTCGCGAGCAGCAACTGCGCCCCGGTGAGGGACAGATGCGAGTCGCCGGACGACGCCAGTGTGCGGCGGACGTAGATCCAGCCGATCGGGTAGCTGAGTGAGGCCAGCAGAGCCAGCGCGGTGCCGGTGGGCTCGACGCCGTTGAAGCCCTGCCAGGCGCCGAGCACCGTCAGCACACCGAGGAAGCCGAGGCCCAGTCCGGCCACCCGGACCCGGGTCGGCCGGTCCTCGGAGAGCGCCACCAGCGACAGGGCCATGCCCCACAGCGGCGAGGTGGCGTTGCAGATGCCGGCGAGCGTGGACGGGATGGTCAGCTCCGCGTAGGCGAACAGGGAGAAGGGCAGCGCGTTCAGCAGGAGTGCGGCGACCGTGAGATGCCCCCAGGTGTGTGCTCCGCGCGGCAGCCGCTCCCGCTTCACGACCATCACCGCCGCGAGCACCGCGGTGCCGAACAGCAGCCGGCCGAGGGTGACCTGGAAGGGGGCGTAGCCCTCGGTGCCCACCTTGATGAGCAGGAAGCTGAAGCCCCAGACCAGCGAGAGCGCCGCGAAGCGGAGCCGCCAGTCGAGACGGCGGCGGGAGCGGGCGGGGGTGCGGACGGGCGTGCGGGTGGTCACGGCGGTGGTCATGACAGCAACGATGGGGGAGCGGACTTCGTAGCACAATCGAGAATTCGCACGCTGTATCTCGTAGCATCGCTTACATGTTGAGTCTGGAGCGCCTGCGCACCCTGGACGCCCTCGCCCGGCACGGATCGGTGAGCGGCGCGGCCGAGGGGCTGCACATCACCACCTCGGCCGTCTCCCAGCAGATGGCCAAACTGGAGCGGGAGGTGGGCCAGCGGCTGCTCGCCAAGCACGGACGCGGCGTGCGGCTCACCGACGCCGGGCGGCTGCTCGCCCAGCACGCGGCGCGGATCCTGTCCCAGGTCGAGCTCGCCCAGTCCGACCTGGAGGCGCAGCGCGGACAGGTGGTGGGCGACCTGCGCCTGTCGGCGTTCCCGACCGCCGCGCGCGGACTGTTCCCCGTCGCGCTCGCCGCACTGCGCGTCGCGCATCCCGCGCTGCGGCTGCGCTCCTGCGAGCTGGAACCGGAGCAGGGGGTCAGGGGCGTCGTGCGCGGCGACCTCGACCTCGCGGTCGTCCTCGACTGGTACAACAAGCCGATGCCGCTGCCCGGCGGCCTCGTCAAGGCACCGATCCTGGACGATCCCGCCGATGTCGCGATGCCCGCCGGCCATCGCCTCGCCGACCGCGACGAGGTCGACCTCGGGGAGTTCGCGGAGGACGAGTGGATCACGTGGGGGGACGGCGAGTTCTGCCACGAGTGGCTGATGTTCACCCTGCGGTCGCGGGGCATCGAGCCGATCGTCGGCCACCGCGCCGCCGAGACGCACACCCAGCTCGGGCTCGTCGCGGCCGGGCTCGGGGTGTGCATCGCCCCGCTGCTCGGCCGCCACCCGGTGCCGGACGGGGTGGTCACCCGGCCGTTGCGGCAGCGGGTGCGCCGGCATGTGTACGTGGTCT
Coding sequences:
- a CDS encoding LysR family transcriptional regulator, with amino-acid sequence MLSLERLRTLDALARHGSVSGAAEGLHITTSAVSQQMAKLEREVGQRLLAKHGRGVRLTDAGRLLAQHAARILSQVELAQSDLEAQRGQVVGDLRLSAFPTAARGLFPVALAALRVAHPALRLRSCELEPEQGVRGVVRGDLDLAVVLDWYNKPMPLPGGLVKAPILDDPADVAMPAGHRLADRDEVDLGEFAEDEWITWGDGEFCHEWLMFTLRSRGIEPIVGHRAAETHTQLGLVAAGLGVCIAPLLGRHPVPDGVVTRPLRQRVRRHVYVVWRADADRRPSIRAAVEALRAAGERVGVS
- a CDS encoding EamA family transporter, which codes for MPMPTSVSSRNSCGKGAALTLALGSALAFGGSGVAAKPLIEAGLDPLHVVWLRVAGAALVMLPLAVRHRALLRRRPALLAGFGLLAVAGVQACYFAAISRIPVGVALLVEYLAPALVLGWVRFVQRRPVTRAAALGVVLAVGGLACVVEVWSGLGFDAVGLLLALGAACCQVGYFVLSDQGGDSGADAPDPLGVIAYGLLIGAAVLTVVARPWTMEWAVLGRAAQLDGTAVPAFALLAWIVLIATVVAYVTGVVSIRRLSPQVAGVVACLEAVIATVLAWVLLGEHLSAPQIVGGAVVLVGAFIAQSSTPAKGSAEPVAAGAPERELSARGTAA
- a CDS encoding DMT family transporter, giving the protein MSTASPAVSGLPVGRGLLYLIVAGAAWGTAGAAAALVYRTSDMGSVTLSFWRCAAGLVLLLAVRGLRPQTRAVRTPEPAVRKALRIGATGLGLAVFQTAYFAAVSATGLAVATVVTLGAGPVLIALGARLTMGERLGRAGLTAVTGALTGLGVLVLGGEGTAVRPWGVALALLSAAGYSAMTLLTRYWGRDGGADASGTTASAFAVTTLCLLPFALAEGLVPHTADPARLVWLVAYIAAVPTALAYALYFAGAAVVRSATVSVIMLLEPVSAAVLAVALLGERLTAATLAGTLLMLGSVTGLAVAEARGARARPGADPLTGTSPVRG
- a CDS encoding pyridoxamine 5'-phosphate oxidase family protein, coding for MQGSRETPSRSAVYPATDRTVPTRAAHKASYDKDVVHSILDEGYVCHLGFVRDGAPVVLPTLYTRVGDRLYVHGSTGSRPLRMAGKADPGLAVCLTVTHVDGLVLARSAFHHSINYRSVVVHGTAHDVTDPDEKRLALDALVDQVVPGRSRDSRPANAKEFAATAVLRLGLDEVSAKLRTGGVGDEPEDLALPHWAGVVPLRKGYEPPVADPDLAPGTALPGYLAAL
- a CDS encoding DMT family transporter; this translates as MTTAVTTRTPVRTPARSRRRLDWRLRFAALSLVWGFSFLLIKVGTEGYAPFQVTLGRLLFGTAVLAAVMVVKRERLPRGAHTWGHLTVAALLLNALPFSLFAYAELTIPSTLAGICNATSPLWGMALSLVALSEDRPTRVRVAGLGLGFLGVLTVLGAWQGFNGVEPTGTALALLASLSYPIGWIYVRRTLASSGDSHLSLTGAQLLLATLQLAVVTPLFTAAPDRFPLVPLLAVVALGALGTGLAVLVQYGLVAEVGPTTAQMVTYFIPVIATAAGVAILGESLTWSTPVGAAIVLAGAALTQVRRS
- a CDS encoding aminotransferase class I/II-fold pyridoxal phosphate-dependent enzyme, translated to MLGEYRIEGRGAAEISASVERAVGAGALPPGHLLPPMRELAARLGVNPNTVAAAYRILRERGVIETAGRRGSRVRAKPATTARDAIRVDVPEGVRDMAAGNPDPALLPPLATAFAAAGAQADREPVLYGDAPVEPELARVARADLDAGGVPDGPVVVTSGSLDAVERVLAAHLKPGDAVAVEDPGWGSLLDLVPALGLRTVPVQVDDDGPLPADVDRALAAGARALIVTDRAQNPTGAALSAARARALRTVLGRHPDTLLIEDDHGHGIVDLPLHPLAGVTRHWAFVRSTAKAFGPDLRIAVLTGDELTLDRVRGRQRLGPGWVSRLTQRAVVRLWADGAVDTPAVSAAYGGRRDALIGALARHGIAAYGRSGLNVWIPVPDETGAVARLQHAGWAVAPGARFRMSVPPGIRVTVSTLTEGEAGPLAEAIAAAVRPAPVRSYV